In candidate division WOR-3 bacterium, the following proteins share a genomic window:
- a CDS encoding metallophosphoesterase produces MKILAISDIHGRINYEKEVIELLGMVDLIVISGDITNFGGKKEALTVLDNLRQFNPNILGVPGNCDQFEVLDLLRDEGINLHGETKEFNGLIFFGIGGSGYTPFQTPQEYSDEEITKILSNHRNKGGRQIFVSHAPPFNTHVDKTMMGMHVGSKLIRDFIEKNQFELGLCGHIHEARGMDKLGSTVIVNPGPFPKYWALIEVTHEIRVFLSP; encoded by the coding sequence ATGAAGATCTTAGCAATTTCCGATATCCACGGTCGAATAAACTATGAGAAAGAAGTAATTGAACTATTGGGGATGGTGGATTTGATTGTTATCTCCGGAGACATCACCAATTTTGGTGGCAAGAAAGAAGCTTTAACTGTGCTTGATAATCTACGACAATTTAATCCCAATATCCTTGGTGTACCTGGGAACTGTGATCAGTTTGAAGTTTTAGATCTCTTGAGGGATGAAGGAATAAATTTGCACGGGGAGACGAAGGAGTTCAATGGTTTGATTTTTTTCGGAATCGGCGGTAGCGGTTATACTCCCTTTCAGACACCACAAGAATACTCTGATGAAGAGATAACCAAAATCTTAAGCAATCACCGTAATAAAGGCGGCCGGCAAATATTTGTCAGTCACGCACCTCCTTTCAATACCCATGTCGATAAGACCATGATGGGGATGCATGTGGGTAGTAAATTGATTCGTGATTTTATTGAAAAAAATCAGTTTGAATTAGGTCTGTGTGGTCATATTCATGAGGCACGGGGTATGGATAAACTTGGCTCCACGGTAATTGTAAATCCTGGTCCATTTCCAAAATACTGGGCTTTAATTGAGGTCACCCACGAAATCAGAGTTTTTCTATCACCTTGA